In one window of Lytechinus pictus isolate F3 Inbred chromosome 19, Lp3.0, whole genome shotgun sequence DNA:
- the LOC129283174 gene encoding ciliary microtubule associated protein 1A-like produces the protein MAAGYTPTKPRAPIAASFAGPGPNVLLPSNIGQGTAMTKRQMPIYSFGIRHRSFTTDCSPGPCHNYPSKVTRRGNDGTPHYSLYDRPKDITTFKTPGPGAYSPEKAGVSSHFHAPAYSLRSRTKGVKCDKSPAPNSYTLPKILGGYSCVKPSGPRYSLRDRPKVGSFAEDLQKTPGPGSHDVVEPSLYKHKSPSYSMIGRNQMPSDSTRKPGPGAHSPEKVTVNKRMAPKFSFGVLHSEYTTPLIEQPCD, from the exons ATGGCTGCTGGCTATACTCCTACCAAACCTAGAGCTCCTATTGCAGCATCCTTCGCAGGACCGGGTCCCAATGTCCTCCTTCCCAGTAACATTGGCCAAGGAACGGCCATGACCAAGAGACAGATGCCCATTTATTCATTCGGTATTCGTCACAGATCGTTCACCACCGACTGCAGTCCAGGACCATGCCACAACTACCCTTCTAAAGTCACCAGGAGAGGAAATGATGGCACTCCACACTATTCCCTGTACGACCGTCCAAAGGACATAACCACATTTAAGACACCAGGACCAGGAGCTTATTCTCCTGAAAAAGCAGGAGTAAGTTCCCATTTTCATGCTCCTGCATACAGCCTTAGGTCGAGGACAAAAGGAGTCAAGTGTGATAAGTCCCCAG CTCCCAATAGCTACACTTTACCCAAGATCCTTGGTGGATACTCCTGTGTGAAGCCATCTGGACCAAGGTACTCTCTTAGGGATCGCCCCAAGGTTGGAAGCTTTGCTGAAGATCTGCAGAAAACTCCCGGACCAGGATCACATGATGTTGTAGAGCCATCCCTCTACAAGCATAAATCTCCTAGCTATTCAATGATTGGAAGAAACCAGATGCCAAGTGATAGTACTCGCAAACCAGGCCCAGGAGCTCACAGTCCAGAAAAG GTGACGGTCAACAAGAGGATGGCTCCTAAATTCTCCTTTGGTGTCCTACATTCAGAGTATACCACACCTCTTATTGAGCAGCCTTGTGATTAA
- the LOC129283262 gene encoding ATP synthase F(0) complex subunit B1, mitochondrial-like: MLSRLALRKGSAIAAIALRSSAPCVSAAPQKLLLSTSVPQRMPNKMPEEGGKVRYGFIPEEWFQFMYKKTGVTGPYVFGTGLILFLLNKEIYVLGPETVHAAVALSMFVYGIKRFGPGIAAWADKKREEKLEQAYEGRNANIEAYKDAIDHEKTEQWRLDGRKQLFDARRENVAMRMEIEYRERLQQVSEAVQKKLDYHVELENTKRRLEQQHMVRWIEQNVVKSITPQQEKDIMNTCISNLKNLGASA; encoded by the exons ATGCTGTCCCGTCTTGCTCTAAGAAAGG GTTCTGCCATTGCAGCAATTGCATTAAGATCATCAGCACCATG TGTTTCAGCAGCCCCACAGAAGCTGTTACTCTCAACGTCTGTCCCTCAGCGTATGCCTAATAAGATGCCGGAGGAAGGAGGCAAGGTCCGGTATGGTTTCATCCCAGAAGAATGGTTCCAGTTCATGTACAAGAAGACTGGTGTCACAG gaccatacgtatttggAACCGGTTTGATTCTATTCCTGTTGAACAAAGAGATCTATGTTCTTGGACCTGAGACCGTCCATGCTGCGGTGGCGCTCTCTATGTTTGTTTACGGTATCAAGAGATTTGGACCAGGTATTGCAGCATGGGCTGACAAGAAGAGAGAG GAGAAGCTAGAGCAAGCATATGAAGGACGGAATGCTAACATTGAAGCATACAAGGATGCCATTGACCATGAAAAGACTGAACAATGGCGACTTGATGGAAGAAAACAGCTCTTTGATGCTAGGAGG GAGAATGTAGCTATGAGGATGGAGATTGAATACAGGGAAAGACTTCAACAAGTTTCAGAGGCAGTTCAGAAGAAATTG GATTACCATGTAGAGCTAGAGAATACAAAGAGACGTCTAGAACAGCAGCACATGGTGAGATGGATTGAACAGAATGTAGTCAAGAGTATTACACCACAACAG gagAAGGACATCATGAATACTTGTATTTCAAACCTCAAGAACCTCGGTGCATCAGCATGA